The stretch of DNA GCAAGAGAAAACATGGCAACATTGAATGTCGCCACACGAATCGGCCTTCCAGCTTCGCCACCATTTGAGTGTATTGTAGCTTTCTTGTCACACTTCCAAAGTTCTGCTCTTGATTGACTCTTGCAGCTCAGTTTCCTGAATCTTCTGATAACAACTTTAGACCTCGGACGCTTCCATAGAGTCCACCATATCTTGGAACAAAGCCGGCCGAGTTTTCCTCGAATCACACTCAGCATCTTGCAACACAAGAAAACTAGTTCCTTAGTTAATTGCTAAAAAAGAATGCTgcaatctgcataagtatttgGTTTCATCCTAAACACACTTCAATATATTGGAATAAATGGAGACAAAAGTAGGTCCTAGCTTCTAACTACTCCACGAGGGATATGGTGGATAAAAGTCAGAAGAGTTGACAATGGTAGCCATGTTGTTGAGCTTCCTTTTTTCAACACAAGACAACAAAATCCAACTGCTACGATTGGCAGTGGCAAACAAAACTCCAGttgttatattaataattacacAATCAATCATAAAATtgttagtaaaataaataagactTCTTTTTAAGTAGGGTCAACTAATGGATTCTTAATCATCATTGTTTCTTCTTGGTGTTTGTGTTGTATCCCGTGATTTGCAGTCATTTCTGACTCCATAGCCTGATTGATTCTGATTTAAATATGTTGAGAGCTGAGATCTTGCTCCCTGTAGAAAGCTATAGTTTAGTTGTAATGATTCTTCTATTTTAGTCTTGGAAGAAAATCACACTTTCTTCTTTACATGGTATCTGAGTTATTATGTAATCATTGGATCCtgcttataatttttaaaacaaataaagctttagattatacatttttttctaatatttttgaagatttACAAAGGTATTCATATTTCAAATACTAACATAAAGTTGAGAGTCACATGCAGTTGTCTTCATGTGAAGTTAATAGTTGAAaaccgttagatgatttgacatatttgactaaattatcatctaacggttttttaactatcaactttattttttacaatataTGAAATTATTCCTTACCATATTGTTGAACCATCTTTGCCTGTCTCTTAAAAATTTGCATATGCAGTGTGCTGTGCTATATTTTATTTGGATTTAGTTACTCTATCCAACTCAAAGAAAGTTCATGAATCTGAGATTCATTTTCACTGAACAAgatcaagtcaataatataggTAAAGAAAGTGAGTGACAGTTAGACAAAATCATAATTCAATTAGCTGTTTTAACaggaaaacttaataaaacacTTTACAAATGATATATTGATAataacatataataaaatatatacaagttGCAATgcatacaaagaaaaaatagtgTCAGAAACCATGGCCAGCCCTTTAAGaatcacaaataataaaaatataatgagTTTGATAGTACAACTGTACAAGAGCAGTAAAATAAAAGAGGTTTTAACCTCAAATCCTTGTCACTGATGGTGGTTACAGTAGTAACATTCATGATACATTTcacctaataaataataatggttCCTTACTAAGGCTATGCTTAAGGGTAGGAAATTCATTTACATTGATGAAAATCAACGTTCAGAAACTCCACATTACTATTATTCAATTAAGTGGATAAGTTAGGGTAGTTAGAACTTTAGTACTTTAGTTTGAATTTGTACTGGTATCTTTCTGTTACTTTTTGTGGATTTTGTATGAGGTATGAGAAATAGTTATATGTTACTAAAATACACTTTGATATATGTTTTAGGAATATCATAATCACTCATGTTCAGTTTTGTTTACATAAATTCAAGTAAATTCTCTCTCCTAACTATAATATAAGACTCTTCTTTGGTTATATCATTGTAACTACTTTGAAAACTAACCTAGTTGGTTTTCAAAAGCATAACCAGCTTAACAAGAAAAAGATCTTTCCACCCCTAGCATCAAAACAGCACAAACAACCTCCAAGATTTGGTAATCAATTAGAATTCATTAACCTAGTCAAAACCAGTTCACAGCTCCATGAAAATTAATCTCTTATTCCTCTTGTCTAGTACTTTTTAGCATATAATATCAGtatttaaaacaaattataaagAACTATGAAAATTCCTTTTGCAGCCTCAATTCATATGTACTGTTGTTTGGTGGTGTCTGGtgtgtaaaatataaaattgtgatttttgtttACAGAAAGAAAAATGGTGTATTTTGCTTGCTGACTGTAATTCCAAAATTATGGCTTGGAAAATATTACAAGAGTGTTACTTACCTCTATGATCAACATtgacaatgaaaataaattaatgtatACATCAAACAAATCTGCATGATTCAAATGCATTATTCTATGCAAGTGAGTCTCACTGACATTATTTAAAACTCTCAACCCACTtaagcaaataaattaagtatgaGCATAACGAACAGAAATTCGCCGGTGAATGGGACTCCGGCAAGAAGGGCAATCTTGCATACCCTGTTTCTCATGCAGTTCATTGCATGTAGTGCAAACCACCTGATGAGCACAGGGGAGGAACACGACCGACATCTCCTCGGAAAGGCACATCACACATTCCCTCTCTCGTTTCACACCAACCATCAAGGAGTAGTCACTTAAACTAGTAACCAGTTCTGAGATACAAGAACTCTTTGATTCTTCCATATAAGTGCTGTTTTTCATGTCTGTATAGCCGCCGTTGTGGCTTCCATCGATTCCCTTTCTCAGTGCAGCAATTTTGAAAGAGTCAGTCTTTAGCCTCATTTGCGCGATTTCTTTTTCGAGCTTTTGGATATCATCACTGTTCCTTTGCAAATCTATTTCTGCTTTTGATTTGATCATCTCTTCCTTGGATTTTGTGGACTCTTCAATTTGCTCTCTTTCCTTTCTTATAGAACTTGCCTGAAGGAGAAGTTCATCTTTTGCCTTTGCTGCCTGCTCCCATCTAGCCTGTGGTATTTTTCCATTATAATGAGAAGAAGCCAAGTAACAATGCAAGTAGTGCAAAAGTACTCTCACAATTCAATTCATTTTAACATCAGTTATAGTATCAATTTTCTCGTGAAAAGGGCAGAGAGAGTATGGAAATGGAACCCTCAAAATTTAAATGAAACAAGAAAGATGCAAGGGGCAGAAAATGATTCATCAGGAGTTATTGTAAGTCTTTTTCTCTGCTATCACAGTTCATCATATGAACATTCATACCATGGTGGAGGCTATGCATTTCTTTAGATTCAAGGTCATCAAATTTTATTGCCACATCAAAGCTTGATAACTAACATTCAGTGTGTTTCAAACCATTTCTACCTCCTTTAGCAACTCAGTAACAACAATTTCGAAATAGTATATACCTCAGCTTGCTCTTGTTGTACTTTAGCTTGCTCCAAAACCTGCTGTAGTTGGGCTAATTTGCACTTTACCGTCATTAGCTCTTCCTGAAATAAAGATTTCTGCTTCTCCCGTGACTGAAACTTTATTTGAGTCTTCTTTTCCCTCCTTGAGATCTCTTGACAGCTTGTGGCCGATTCTGCCGCACGTAACTTAGCAGCCTCCATCTCTCGCCTCAGCATAGCATTCTCCACCTCAAGCTTCCGGACAGCAGCATTAGCTCGTTCTACCTGCCTGCTTGCTTTGCGCAAGGCATTTTCCATCTCAGAAAGCTTCTTCATGGTGTTTTCCTCAAGAGTTTGCTTCTCTTTTTTTAGAAGTTCAACTTCGTCTTTCTCTTGCCTTAGTGTCTTGAGCTCAGCCTTGTCCTTACTCAGCCGACGAGCAGCCTGCATAACCTTCTGATTCGCCCATTCAGTCCATTCTTGAAGCTGATTTTGCAGCTCTTGTACCCTCGGAATCAACTTCATAATCATCTCATCCTTTCTATCTTGCGGTGTCCATTGCCCCAGGGACTTGTCAAATAGTATCCCTGTACAACTATCGTTAGGAGTCTCATTATTGCAACATAATGGCGTTGTAGAAGACTTGCTTTGGGAGCACAATGAAAGAGAAAGGTCGGTATCTGTGGCAGATAATGCAGTTGGGACAGTGACTGTAGGTATAGTATCTGCTGCAGGTATTAGAGACAACGTATCCGTTGACCAAGAAACAGTATCAGTAGAATCAGAGCTCACTGTGATGGGGTTAGGATTAAGATTGTCTTGGGTCACATCAATTCCCATTGCCTTACTTATCTTTAAGGATGCACTCTTTAAGCTTATTGCAGTAGCTTCTGAAATGGATTTAAGTTTTCTCTCCAAGATTAAACTACTCAAACCACTTCCCTTTCCTCCTCTTGAAGACCCTTTAGATCCATGTGTCCGACAACCTTTTTCAACATGGAATGACTTCTGTTGAAGAATGTAATCCCTCTTGGAACCAGTGGAATTTACCTTCCTAACACTACCACACTTTTCTTCTAATAGGGGGGACTGAGATGTTCCAACATTACTACATTCAGCATCAGCGCTCTCTTTCTCCAAGAGTTCatcaagaatttgaaaattctttGAGTTGTTTGCAACAGAATCTCCAGCCACATCTGATTTCTCAGTTGAGGAAGCAGATTTACAAGGACTTGGAAGGGTCAATTCAGCACCTTTTGCTTCTATATTTGATTGCGATTCGGGTTGAACAGAAGAACAACCATCAACCATGCTATCACTACCTAAAGGGTCGGTGTCCATTGCACAAGCATGTGAAACATTCATGTCACAAATTAACAGGCACCACATTGCATCCCCAGTACTAAAGAATGGTCGAACCTCCCGAAGCACACAAATTAATTCAGCCAACATGTACTTCTCTAGCTGGACTAAATCCTCAAAACCATGCTCTTGTGAAGGATCCATCTCTTGTCCATTTCTTAGCAATGATAACGTATTATCAACTATATTCGATACAGTATCTTTACATCCATAACAGATGCCAGACCTTAAGATGGATTTTGTAGCAACTTCTTCGGTGTATCCACTTGCAACAATCTTTTTTATTGCGCTCTTAAAAATGGTGTCCAAATTGCTCAAGAGAAGTTCTTCCAATTGCACTTCTGTGAGATCACTCCAATCAGCATCACTCAATTCATCCACCTCATGCTCCTCCTTGGGTTGGCTAATCCCAACTTCTGAAGAAACCACAGGACTAGACAATCCAAGTTCAAGCTTCAATGCATTAGAATGATCTTGATTAACACTGGACGGGTCAAAAACTGAGGATTCCTCATGACCTGCTGTTGTTTCGAATTTTTCGGCAGAGAATTCATAACTAATGCTTTCATGTTGAGGCGAAGGAACAATGTTATTTGGTTCCCCTAAAGGTGGATCAGTTCTGA from Arachis duranensis cultivar V14167 chromosome 4, aradu.V14167.gnm2.J7QH, whole genome shotgun sequence encodes:
- the LOC107482694 gene encoding putative E3 ubiquitin-protein ligase RF298 encodes the protein MASLVASQMSPSVSVKEKGSRNKRKFRTDPPLGEPNNIVPSPQHESISYEFSAEKFETTAGHEESSVFDPSSVNQDHSNALKLELGLSSPVVSSEVGISQPKEEHEVDELSDADWSDLTEVQLEELLLSNLDTIFKSAIKKIVASGYTEEVATKSILRSGICYGCKDTVSNIVDNTLSLLRNGQEMDPSQEHGFEDLVQLEKYMLAELICVLREVRPFFSTGDAMWCLLICDMNVSHACAMDTDPLGSDSMVDGCSSVQPESQSNIEAKGAELTLPSPCKSASSTEKSDVAGDSVANNSKNFQILDELLEKESADAECSNVGTSQSPLLEEKCGSVRKVNSTGSKRDYILQQKSFHVEKGCRTHGSKGSSRGGKGSGLSSLILERKLKSISEATAISLKSASLKISKAMGIDVTQDNLNPNPITVSSDSTDTVSWSTDTLSLIPAADTIPTVTVPTALSATDTDLSLSLCSQSKSSTTPLCCNNETPNDSCTGILFDKSLGQWTPQDRKDEMIMKLIPRVQELQNQLQEWTEWANQKVMQAARRLSKDKAELKTLRQEKDEVELLKKEKQTLEENTMKKLSEMENALRKASRQVERANAAVRKLEVENAMLRREMEAAKLRAAESATSCQEISRREKKTQIKFQSREKQKSLFQEELMTVKCKLAQLQQVLEQAKVQQEQAEARWEQAAKAKDELLLQASSIRKEREQIEESTKSKEEMIKSKAEIDLQRNSDDIQKLEKEIAQMRLKTDSFKIAALRKGIDGSHNGGYTDMKNSTYMEESKSSCISELVTSLSDYSLMVGVKRERECVMCLSEEMSVVFLPCAHQVVCTTCNELHEKQGMQDCPSCRSPIHRRISVRYAHT